Proteins found in one Leptospira ellinghausenii genomic segment:
- the pyrE gene encoding orotate phosphoribosyltransferase, whose amino-acid sequence MSHTYRDQLFSWMKTHVYRFSETPFRLASGLESQHYFNCKEVTLHPERLAIIADCFIDEIIPKLDVEFQAIGGLTLGADPIAYAISLAYGKRGKTIFPLVVRKESKGHGTGQQIEGFWKEVKSCLVVDDVITTGGSTLKAVKVLRDAGITVTNGICILDREEGGRENLEKENVSMASIFKKSEFF is encoded by the coding sequence ATGTCCCATACTTATCGTGATCAATTATTTTCATGGATGAAAACCCATGTGTATCGTTTTTCCGAAACACCCTTTCGCCTGGCGAGTGGATTGGAATCTCAACATTATTTTAATTGTAAAGAGGTAACTCTACATCCAGAACGATTAGCAATCATCGCAGACTGTTTCATTGATGAAATTATTCCAAAATTAGATGTAGAATTCCAAGCGATTGGCGGCCTTACTCTTGGTGCGGATCCGATAGCATATGCTATTTCCTTGGCTTATGGAAAGAGGGGCAAAACCATTTTTCCACTCGTTGTAAGAAAAGAGTCCAAGGGACATGGAACAGGTCAACAAATCGAAGGGTTTTGGAAAGAAGTAAAATCTTGTTTGGTTGTTGATGATGTGATCACAACTGGTGGTTCCACTTTAAAAGCTGTTAAAGTTTTGAGGGATGCAGGAATTACGGTCACAAATGGAATTTGTATTCTTGATCGTGAGGAAGGTGGACGGGAAAATTTGGAAAAAGAAAATGTTTCGATGGCTTCCATTTTTAAAAAGAGTGAGTTTTTCTAA
- a CDS encoding ABC transporter permease — protein sequence MIHLYLNFIFGYLKNNLSKVFFNLVSITLGIALFVSTQINGWKAEKSLVDQTIGFNSQNLIGRYVPNATQGEIDTNTLFSLDSNLPEAFQIEPELFINGFITLADNQSLSFPIIGRDLITFNITSKNQNNRKNFPKYFISNSLLQKTLNNKPDVSIHLCNQTLTIKKDEILPIESDGLFVVTDIERLQTLCGFKNTYTTINILVQNQAENVSWIVNFSQLFRNQNWKFESMNEIKERAGVALGSLKINLTIISLVSVLISFFMVSNIYTGIFLSRQIEFGILLSIGGTRLNNFLLFMTLALLLGLFGGIIGTFLGIILAKYNFFQTSNTLTDSSQLESYKEFPSVILFYGIFLSLAGSTISALFNAMKAYHILPIELLKDKNESTSNPKSTIRLKWFLSFLFIFLGIIIGNIKIQKQILPGLVGVSLVLLGFILINYISIPLIVNGISKFSKKLNISTSFLLAIKEIEMESWKNGLTISTIMLATSLVFTLSSLTLSYESSLKRWIHEENQSDFSLINEKKLNSGEPGVSINLLDKLEKTNLFSQVEPFFINSKFIVNGNYFTLHVLKFRENENKDEIIVSKNLCYLEKICKGNRLKISTPYKGEVFLKVQDEKENFFSERGTIIMDFSLYNALFPIQELNSIRLTISDLSNKNEALNTIEQLASENELIYLDQKKLKELYITGMNRVFSVLDSLKLTAILISLLSLGTSIFYYVREKSRILAGLKAIGMNFLQIFLLLFYQTSFLLVAGMTSGLINSLILSPIVIFGINRNAFGWDLIFTFPVHFVAILPILILLYTTIITIIPFYFVYRMKISNELNYE from the coding sequence TCGGGAGATATGTACCAAACGCAACACAAGGTGAAATTGATACAAATACATTATTTTCCTTGGATTCGAATTTACCAGAAGCATTCCAAATCGAACCTGAGTTATTCATAAACGGGTTTATTACGCTTGCGGATAATCAATCACTAAGTTTTCCTATCATCGGCAGAGATCTAATTACGTTCAATATCACCTCTAAGAATCAAAATAATAGAAAAAATTTTCCTAAGTATTTTATTAGCAATTCTTTATTGCAAAAAACATTAAACAATAAACCAGATGTTTCCATTCATTTATGTAATCAAACCCTAACGATAAAGAAGGATGAAATTTTACCAATTGAAAGTGATGGGTTATTTGTTGTAACAGATATCGAACGACTACAAACTTTATGTGGGTTTAAAAACACTTATACTACGATCAACATCTTAGTCCAAAACCAAGCAGAAAATGTATCTTGGATTGTAAACTTCTCCCAATTATTCAGAAATCAAAATTGGAAATTTGAATCAATGAATGAGATCAAAGAAAGGGCTGGAGTCGCCCTTGGTTCTTTGAAAATAAATTTAACCATCATTTCTCTAGTTTCTGTCCTTATTTCTTTTTTTATGGTTTCGAATATATATACCGGGATATTCTTATCCCGCCAAATTGAATTTGGCATCTTACTTTCAATAGGTGGGACTCGTTTAAATAACTTTCTACTATTTATGACTCTCGCATTGCTATTAGGTTTGTTTGGCGGGATTATAGGGACATTTCTTGGGATTATACTAGCAAAATATAATTTTTTTCAAACATCGAATACACTTACTGACTCATCACAACTAGAATCATATAAAGAATTCCCAAGTGTAATTTTATTCTATGGGATATTCTTATCCCTAGCCGGTTCAACAATAAGTGCCTTATTTAATGCAATGAAGGCCTACCACATTTTACCTATAGAATTACTTAAAGACAAGAATGAATCAACATCAAATCCCAAATCCACTATACGATTAAAATGGTTTTTATCGTTTCTATTCATATTTTTAGGCATTATCATTGGGAACATTAAAATCCAAAAACAGATACTACCAGGCCTAGTTGGAGTATCTCTTGTTCTACTTGGTTTCATTTTGATTAATTATATATCAATTCCATTGATAGTGAATGGAATTTCAAAATTTTCAAAAAAACTCAATATATCAACCAGTTTCCTTTTAGCAATTAAAGAAATTGAAATGGAATCATGGAAAAATGGTTTAACAATTTCTACAATCATGTTGGCAACGTCCCTAGTATTTACATTATCAAGTTTGACATTAAGTTATGAGAGTTCCCTGAAGAGATGGATTCATGAAGAGAACCAATCTGATTTTTCGTTAATTAACGAAAAAAAATTAAATTCGGGTGAACCAGGAGTCTCGATTAACCTATTAGATAAATTAGAAAAAACAAATTTATTTAGCCAAGTAGAACCATTTTTTATTAATTCCAAATTCATTGTAAATGGCAACTATTTCACACTACATGTTTTGAAATTTCGAGAAAATGAAAACAAAGATGAAATTATTGTTTCAAAGAACTTATGTTATCTTGAAAAAATCTGCAAAGGAAATCGATTAAAAATCAGCACTCCCTATAAAGGGGAGGTATTCCTAAAAGTACAAGACGAAAAAGAAAATTTTTTCTCTGAGAGAGGGACGATTATTATGGATTTTTCGTTATACAATGCGTTATTTCCAATCCAAGAATTAAACTCTATCCGATTAACCATCTCAGATTTATCTAATAAAAATGAGGCCTTAAATACAATAGAACAGCTTGCTAGCGAAAATGAACTCATTTACTTGGATCAAAAAAAACTGAAAGAACTATATATAACAGGTATGAATCGGGTGTTTTCTGTACTTGATTCGCTAAAACTCACAGCGATTCTTATTTCTCTATTATCATTAGGTACATCAATTTTTTATTATGTAAGAGAAAAATCTCGAATACTAGCTGGTTTAAAGGCTATCGGTATGAATTTCTTACAAATATTTTTACTATTATTTTACCAGACTAGTTTTCTATTAGTCGCTGGAATGACTTCTGGACTAATAAATAGTCTAATCCTTTCACCAATTGTCATATTTGGAATTAACCGAAATGCTTTCGGATGGGATTTGATATTTACATTCCCAGTTCACTTTGTAGCAATTCTACCGATCTTAATACTTTTGTATACAACCATTATAACGATTATCCCATTTTATTTTGTTTACAGAATGAAGATTTCAAATGAGTTGAATTACGAATAA